One Elaeis guineensis isolate ETL-2024a chromosome 10, EG11, whole genome shotgun sequence genomic window carries:
- the LOC140852204 gene encoding uncharacterized protein produces MLIIGKSSIQRTHYVVLSVREDASYDEIRAGNKAAILNSNPAHLHGKIDKSGLRHKSSGMLRTMKPNRDMAMETLGDVQEFFYQCRHGDYFSITLLELGEMGISSHENVVDFFFFLFSCTALNCLRCY; encoded by the exons ATGCTTATTATTGGCAAGAGTTCCATCCAAAGGACACACTATGTTGTTTTGTCGGTGAGGGAAGATGCTAGCTATGATGAAATCCGAGCTGGTAATAAGGCTGCTATCCTTAATTCGAATCCTGCTCATTTGCATGGGAAAATAGATAAATCGGGTCTTCGACACAAAAGTTCTGGGAT GTTGCGGACGATGAAGCCAAACAGGGACATGGCTATGGAGACCCTAGGTGATGTTCAGGAATTCTTCTATCAGTGCAGACATGGCGATTATTTCTCGATCACGTTATTGGAGCTTGGGGAGATGGGCATCTCATCGCACGAGAAtgtagtagattttttttttttccttttttcctgtACTGCCTTGAATTGTTTGCGGTGTTACTAA